The nucleotide sequence TATTTTGGTGAATTCGGTCGGTTTTTCAAACGCGCGGCACAGCTCTGGCTAAAGTTGGCCGGAATCGGAACACAGCCGTTGCCTTGCCAATTAAAACCATGGGAACAATATTTCCTCCAGTCCGGTCTGCTGTCTACCCGAGTTTGCCCCCTCCATCCGTCTGATTTCGCCGTCGTCCATGATTCGCCGCCTTTCGTCCTACTCCCCGCTGGTCATTTTGCCGCTGGCCACGATCGTGCTGACGCTCTCCGGTTGTTACAATGTCCCCGTCACCGGTCGCAATTCGGTGAGTCTGGTCGACGACAAGGACATCAACGCCAAGGCCGCCGCCGAGTTCGAGCAGGTCAAGAAGATGCACAAGCTGTCGCGGAATCCCGCGCAGATCAAAATCGTCAATCACATCGGTTCGCGGCTCTCCAAAACGGTGTTTTGGGATGTGCCGCTCGCGGAATGGGAATTTGTGGTGTTTCAAGCCCCGACCACACTCAACGCGTTTGCCATGCCCGGGGGCAAAGTGGCGGTGTTTTCCGGTTTGATCGATTTTTGCGAAAACGAAGATCAGCTCGCCTCGGTTATCGCGCACGAAATCGCGCACGTGGCGGCGCGCCACACGCATGAACGTTTTTCCCAAGGCATGTTGCTCAGTCCGCTGGGGGCGGCGACCTCCATCGGCGTGGGCGGAGCCATCAGTGGCGTGGGCGTTTACATGCCCAGCGTCGGCAGCGCGGTCGGCGGGGTGACCACGGCGGCCACGCAGCTCGCCTTTGACCGGGGCAAGGAGCTCGAAGCCGATCACATCGGACTCATGTATATGGCCAAGGCGGGTTACGATCCGCGGGAGGCGATGAAACTTTTGGAGAAAATGGAGGAGCGGGAAGCGTCCAGCGGAGCGGTGGGCCCGCCCGGTTGGATGGCCAACCATCCCGGATTCCCCCAGCGTCAAATTCAGTTGATGGAGCTGATGCCCGAGGCCATTAAGATCTATGAGAACGGTGAAACCGGCGCCACCCACACGATCATTGAATAATCGAGGTCTAGTTTCTGCCGGTTGGGCCATGATCTTCGGGGCCATGGGCCTGCTCGCGCCGGTGACACAGGCGGCCGACGACGACATCGTGCCGCCCCGGCTGACTCGTCCCGTGCAGCCGAATTATCCTTCCGACCTGCGCGACGCCGGGGTCGAGGGGCAGGTCGACGTGCGTTTCGAAGTCGACCGCTACGGCATGGTGAAGGAGCCCAAGGTCCACTACGCGACGCACAAGGAGTTTGGCAAAGCGGTGGAGGATGTGGTGACGCGCTGGCGATTTTCGCCGGCCCGCAAGGGCGGACTGCCCGTCGACCAACGGGTGCGCATGCCGGTGGTGTTTGTCGTCAAACAGGACGATCCCCTCAGCAAATGGGCCGGGCGCAATGTGTTTAAGAAAATGGAAGGGCAGCCCCTCGATGCCGACGAACTCGGCGTGTGGCCGGAGCCGACCGCATGGATCGAGCCGTATTATCC is from Synoicihabitans lomoniglobus and encodes:
- a CDS encoding TonB family protein; its protein translation is MIFGAMGLLAPVTQAADDDIVPPRLTRPVQPNYPSDLRDAGVEGQVDVRFEVDRYGMVKEPKVHYATHKEFGKAVEDVVTRWRFSPARKGGLPVDQRVRMPVVFVVKQDDPLSKWAGRNVFKKMEGQPLDADELGVWPEPTAWIEPYYPPQLNGTGKRGEVVVSFVIDEHGDVVNPEILIGDDPHFIASALAATVSLEFSPHLNEAGEPVPVSMAVSYRFDEKKQQQWDRAVGSDGPKS
- a CDS encoding M48 family metallopeptidase, whose translation is MIRRLSSYSPLVILPLATIVLTLSGCYNVPVTGRNSVSLVDDKDINAKAAAEFEQVKKMHKLSRNPAQIKIVNHIGSRLSKTVFWDVPLAEWEFVVFQAPTTLNAFAMPGGKVAVFSGLIDFCENEDQLASVIAHEIAHVAARHTHERFSQGMLLSPLGAATSIGVGGAISGVGVYMPSVGSAVGGVTTAATQLAFDRGKELEADHIGLMYMAKAGYDPREAMKLLEKMEEREASSGAVGPPGWMANHPGFPQRQIQLMELMPEAIKIYENGETGATHTIIE